The Thermococcus sp. 4557 genomic sequence CATCTGACAGAAGTGGCACTCGGGTGTTGCTCGGGCCATCAGAAGAAACAGCTCGACACTCCGCCCCTTGACCGTGATGCCGTAGAGAAGTCCTTCATCCACTATATCCAGCCCGGTCTCCGGGTCTTTCACCTTCCGCAGGATTCGAACCACGTTCTTGACGTCGAGAGGCAGGTCTTCCCTTGGCCCTGCTAGCGTCTGTTTCCGCATAAAAACGTCAAAGAGGCCCAAATCTCAGACCCTCTCGGTGCTGATGTCCTCGATTGTGTAGCCCTTCTTGTTCTCGAAAACTCCCACTGGATTGT encodes the following:
- a CDS encoding iron-sulfur cluster assembly protein, whose product is MGLFDVFMRKQTLAGPREDLPLDVKNVVRILRKVKDPETGLDIVDEGLLYGITVKGRSVELFLLMARATPECHFCQMLAINLQNKILGDIVEVLRQEGFNKIKVYNEIGLLLAEG